From one Mytilus edulis chromosome 1, xbMytEdul2.2, whole genome shotgun sequence genomic stretch:
- the LOC139502864 gene encoding uncharacterized protein, protein MQHVLGGTIYKQTRKIMDSNNEKEQSPPEVSREIQFTWTETPQPLKEIIDSSGDLPSVVKMWQEKPSADSSPLLDIHKPLLLYKELNGVKVYCKNVTSVDLLTGAQCKDDPIVVIPLGYPGWFRLIDDRDKPLTTISNVARIMPKKILSYKLVTGYIRDQYTTNSNLAEPLHLKVDIQPGLLKVLNVKEDFVRYTDHKKIVKRKLLRCLVCKTEDETNVLLPFEVAGMFYLIEVRKSTSKHINIENIGYAYNIKDMYTAGLSKGVILKLLHGRPPSKPCGFSQILKVCDLIKDHTVIACTISESKRLLELPVAPVPLFVKALNYPHFDRHQTFLDTLKFMDKSADGYANELKVRHNYKVDKTARKEEKEPKKDEKL, encoded by the exons atGCAACACGTCTTAGGAGGAACCATATACAAACAGACCAGGAAAATAATGGATTCAAACAACGAAAAAGAACAATCTCCACCAGAGGTTTCCAGGGAAATTCAGTTTACATGGACAGAAACACCACAGCCATTGAAGGAAATAATTGATTCTTCGGGAGATTTACCTTCTGTAGTGAAAATGTGGCAGGAAAAACCCTCAGCTGACAGCTCGCCATTATTGGATATACATAAACCTTTACTTCTGTATAAAGAGCTGAATGGGGTTAAAGTTTACTGTAAAAATGTGACTTCTGTTGATTTACTGACCGGAGCACAATGTAAAGATGACCCAATAGTTGTTATTCCACTTGGGTATCCAG GATGGTTTCGTCTAATAGATGACCGTGATAAACCGCTGACAACtatctccaatgtagcgagaataaTGCCAAAGAAAATCTTATCATACAAACTAGTGACGGGATATATCCGTGACCAGTATACTACAAATAGTAACTTAGCTGAACCATTACACCTCAAAGTAGATATACAACCAGGGTTACTTAAAGTACTCAATGTTAAGGAAGATTTTGTTAGGTATACTGACCATAAAAAGATCGTCAAACGAAAACTACTCCGCTGTCTTGTTTGCAAGACGGAAGACGAAACCAACGTCTTACTTCCGTTTGAAGTGGCGGGAATGTTCTACTTAATTGAAGTTCGGAAGTCAACGTCAAAACATATCAATATTGAGAACATAGGATATGCATACAACATAAAAGATATGTACACGGCAGGGTTATCTAAAGGTGTCATTTTAAAACTACTACATGGTCGACCGCCATCAAAACCATGCGGGTTTTCTCAAATATTGAAAGTGTGTGATTTGATCAAAGATCACACAGTAATAGCATGTACTATTAGTGAAAGCAAAAGATTATTAGAACTTCCCGTAGCACCGGTGCCATTGTTTGTAAAAGCTTTAAACTATCCGCATTTCGACAGACATCAAACTTTCTTGGATACTTTGAAATTCATGGATAAAAGCGCTGATGGATATGCCAACGAACTTAAGGTGCGCCATAATTATAAAGTGGATAAAACTGCAAGAAAAGAGGAAAAAGAACCAAAGAAGGACGAGAAACTGTAG